A single window of Streptomyces aquilus DNA harbors:
- the arc gene encoding proteasome ATPase, with the protein MAAHDDDMNRGIRPGRGSDDPAGQIAYLEQEIAVLRRKLADSPRHTRILEERIVELQTNLAGVSAQNERLANTLREARDQIVALKEEVDRLAQPPAGFGVFLQANEDGTADIFTGGRKLRVNVSPSVDLEELRRGQELMLNEALNVVEAMEFESVGDIVTLKEILEDGERALVQGHTDEERVVRLAEPLLDITIRPGDALLLEPRSGYVYEVVPKSEVEELVLEEVPDIGYEQIGGLGGQIEAIRDAVELPYLYPDLFKEHELRPPKGVLLYGPPGCGKTLIAKAVANSLAKKVAEVTGQAQGKSFFLNIKGPELLNKYVGETERQIRLVFQRAREKASEGTPVIVFFDEMESLFRTRGSGVSSDVENTIVPQLLAEIDGVEGLQNVVVIGASNREDMIDPAILRPGRLDVKIKIERPDAEAAKDIFGKYLTERLPLHSDDLGEHGGSKETTVQSMIQTAVEHMYAESEENRFLEVTYANGDKEVLYFKDFNSGAMIENIVGRAKKMAIKDFLDHNQKGLRVSHLLQACVDEFKENEDLPNTTNPDDWARISGKKGERIVYIRTLITGKQGADTGRSIDTVANTGQYL; encoded by the coding sequence GTGGCAGCCCACGACGACGACATGAACCGCGGCATCCGCCCGGGACGAGGGTCCGACGACCCGGCCGGGCAGATTGCCTACCTTGAGCAGGAGATCGCCGTCCTGCGACGCAAGCTCGCCGACTCTCCGCGGCACACGAGGATTCTCGAAGAGCGGATCGTCGAGCTGCAGACCAATCTGGCCGGCGTGTCCGCCCAGAACGAGCGACTCGCGAACACGCTCCGCGAGGCCCGCGACCAGATCGTGGCCCTCAAGGAAGAAGTCGACCGGCTCGCACAGCCCCCGGCCGGCTTCGGCGTCTTCCTGCAAGCCAACGAGGACGGCACCGCCGACATCTTCACCGGAGGACGCAAACTCCGGGTGAACGTCAGCCCCAGCGTCGACCTCGAAGAACTCCGGCGCGGCCAGGAACTGATGCTCAACGAAGCACTCAACGTGGTCGAGGCCATGGAGTTCGAGAGCGTCGGCGACATCGTCACCCTCAAGGAGATCCTCGAGGACGGCGAACGCGCCCTCGTGCAGGGGCACACCGACGAGGAAAGGGTGGTGAGGCTCGCCGAGCCACTGCTGGACATCACCATCCGCCCCGGCGACGCCCTCCTGCTCGAACCCCGCTCCGGCTACGTCTACGAAGTCGTGCCCAAGAGCGAGGTCGAAGAACTCGTCCTCGAAGAAGTCCCCGACATCGGCTACGAACAGATCGGCGGCCTCGGCGGCCAGATCGAAGCCATCCGCGACGCAGTCGAACTGCCCTACCTCTACCCGGACCTGTTCAAGGAGCACGAACTCCGCCCGCCCAAGGGCGTCCTGCTCTACGGACCCCCCGGATGCGGCAAGACACTCATCGCCAAGGCCGTCGCCAACTCGCTGGCCAAGAAGGTCGCCGAGGTCACCGGCCAGGCCCAGGGCAAGAGCTTCTTCCTCAACATCAAGGGCCCCGAACTCCTCAACAAGTACGTCGGCGAGACCGAGCGGCAGATCCGCCTCGTCTTCCAGCGTGCCCGTGAGAAGGCCTCCGAGGGCACCCCCGTCATCGTCTTCTTCGACGAGATGGAATCCCTCTTCCGCACCCGCGGATCCGGCGTCAGCTCGGACGTGGAGAACACCATCGTCCCCCAGCTCCTCGCCGAGATCGACGGCGTGGAAGGCCTGCAGAACGTGGTCGTCATCGGCGCCTCCAACCGCGAGGACATGATCGACCCCGCCATCCTGCGCCCCGGCCGCCTGGACGTGAAGATCAAGATCGAGCGTCCCGACGCCGAGGCCGCCAAGGACATCTTCGGCAAGTACCTCACCGAGCGCCTCCCCCTGCACTCCGACGACCTCGGCGAGCACGGCGGCAGCAAGGAAACGACCGTCCAGAGCATGATCCAGACGGCCGTCGAGCACATGTACGCCGAATCCGAGGAAAACCGCTTCCTGGAAGTCACCTACGCCAACGGAGACAAGGAAGTCCTCTACTTCAAGGACTTCAACTCCGGCGCCATGATCGAGAACATCGTCGGCCGCGCCAAGAAGATGGCCATCAAGGACTTCCTCGACCACAACCAGAAGGGACTCCGCGTCTCCCACCTCCTCCAGGCCTGCGTGGACGAGTTCAAGGAGAACGAGGACCTCCCCAACACCACCAACCCGGACGACTGGGCCCGCATCTCCGGCAAGAAGGGCGAACGGATCGTCTACATCCGCACCCTCATCACCGGAAAGCAGGGCGCCGACACCGGACGCTCCATCGACACGGTGGCGAACACCGGACAGTACCTGTAA
- a CDS encoding ferredoxin encodes MSVQQEAGVEGQALEVWIDQDLCTGDGICVQYAPEVFELDIDGLAYVKGADDELLQSAGASTPVPLPLLTDVVDSARECPGECIHVRRVSDGVEVYGPDVA; translated from the coding sequence GTGAGCGTGCAGCAGGAGGCCGGGGTCGAGGGTCAGGCTCTGGAGGTCTGGATCGATCAGGATCTCTGTACCGGCGACGGCATCTGTGTCCAGTACGCGCCTGAGGTGTTCGAGCTGGACATCGACGGTCTGGCGTATGTGAAGGGCGCGGACGACGAGCTGCTGCAGTCCGCGGGTGCGTCGACGCCGGTGCCGCTGCCGTTGCTGACGGACGTGGTGGATTCGGCCAGGGAGTGCCCGGGCGAGTGCATTCATGTGCGCCGGGTGTCGGACGGCGTCGAGGTCTACGGGCCCGACGTGGCGTGA
- a CDS encoding tRNA (adenine-N1)-methyltransferase encodes MSEPTGAARRRGPFKVGDQVQLTDPKGRHYTFTLEEGKNFHTHKGSFPHDELIGAPEGSVVRTTGNVAYLALRPLLPDYVLSMPRGAAVVYPKDAGQILAFADIFPGARVVEAGVGSGSLSSFLLRAIGDQGMLHSYERREDFAEIAQQNVERYFGGPHPAWQLTVGDLQDNLSDTDVDRVILDMLAPWECLEAVSKALVPGGILCCYVATTTQLARTVESIREIGSFNEPTAWESMIRNWHIEGLAVRPDHRMIGHTGFLLTARRLADGVEPPMRRRRPAKGAYGEDYAGPNADGGSGR; translated from the coding sequence ATGTCCGAACCGACCGGTGCCGCCCGCAGGCGCGGGCCCTTCAAGGTCGGGGACCAGGTTCAGCTGACCGACCCCAAGGGCCGCCACTACACGTTCACGCTCGAAGAGGGAAAGAACTTCCACACCCACAAGGGTTCCTTCCCCCACGACGAGCTGATCGGCGCTCCCGAGGGCAGCGTTGTCCGCACCACCGGTAACGTCGCCTACCTCGCGCTGCGCCCCCTGCTCCCCGACTACGTCCTGTCCATGCCCCGCGGGGCAGCCGTCGTCTACCCGAAGGACGCGGGACAGATCCTCGCCTTCGCCGACATCTTCCCCGGCGCACGCGTCGTCGAAGCCGGCGTCGGCTCCGGCTCGCTCAGCAGCTTCCTGCTGCGCGCCATCGGCGACCAGGGCATGCTGCACTCCTACGAGCGCCGCGAGGACTTCGCCGAGATCGCCCAGCAGAACGTGGAGCGCTACTTCGGCGGCCCCCACCCCGCCTGGCAGCTCACCGTCGGCGACCTCCAGGACAACCTGTCCGACACCGACGTCGACCGCGTCATCCTCGACATGCTCGCCCCCTGGGAATGCCTGGAGGCCGTCTCCAAGGCGCTCGTCCCCGGCGGCATCCTCTGCTGCTACGTCGCCACCACCACCCAGCTCGCCCGGACCGTCGAGTCCATCCGCGAGATCGGCTCCTTCAACGAGCCGACCGCCTGGGAGTCGATGATCCGCAACTGGCACATCGAAGGCCTCGCCGTCCGCCCGGACCACCGGATGATCGGCCACACCGGCTTCCTGCTCACCGCCCGCCGCCTCGCCGACGGCGTCGAGCCGCCCATGCGCCGCCGCCGCCCCGCCAAGGGCGCCTACGGCGAGGACTACGCCGGCCCCAACGCCGACGGAGGCTCCGGCCGCTGA
- a CDS encoding site-2 protease family protein, translating into MDESGGSGQPRSGNDEPTQHAGPTTPAADPTTGEGQRDEPTTNPTEDRTPGAETPTPQTPPGSSSTTDAEAKRRDEATDDHAVGDADETTETTETSGATETSGTTGTTDGVEDHPTPKTPTPTPTPTPHDQDPAHDHRTLAHSGTTKGRPPQRQREPGGGLLMGRPFGVPVYVAPSWFLVAALITWVFGGQLDRVLPELGAARYLVSLFFAVAFYASVLVHELAHTVAALRFKLPVRRIQLQFFGGVSEIEKEAETPGREFVLAFVGPLLSLVLAGLFYVALQPVEPGTVPGVLLAGLMISNLIVAAFNLLPGLPLDGGRMLRAVVWKITGKPMSGTIAAAWVGRALAVFVLIGLPLLTQSGALGSNAEDNVGMDTVMDALLAAILAAIIWTGAGNSLRMARLREHLPELRARNLTRRAVPVETDTPLSEALRRANEAGARALVVVDTDGEPLSLVREAAIVGVPEHRRPWVAVSGLAQDLTDGMRVSAELAGEDLLDALRATPATEYLVVEDTGEIYGVLSAADVERAFVKAMARPS; encoded by the coding sequence GTGGACGAGAGCGGCGGGAGCGGGCAGCCGCGGTCCGGCAACGACGAGCCGACCCAGCACGCAGGCCCTACGACCCCGGCCGCCGACCCCACCACGGGGGAGGGGCAGCGGGACGAGCCCACGACCAACCCCACCGAGGACAGAACGCCGGGTGCAGAGACCCCGACGCCTCAGACCCCTCCGGGCAGCTCAAGCACCACCGACGCCGAGGCGAAGCGCCGGGACGAGGCGACGGACGACCACGCCGTCGGCGACGCCGACGAGACCACCGAAACCACCGAGACCAGCGGGGCGACCGAGACCAGCGGGACGACCGGGACGACCGACGGTGTCGAGGACCACCCGACGCCGAAGACCCCGACCCCCACGCCCACCCCCACTCCCCACGACCAAGACCCGGCCCACGACCACCGCACCCTCGCCCACTCCGGCACCACCAAGGGCCGCCCGCCCCAGCGGCAGCGCGAACCCGGTGGAGGGCTGCTCATGGGACGCCCCTTCGGCGTGCCCGTCTACGTCGCGCCCAGCTGGTTCCTCGTGGCCGCCCTCATCACCTGGGTGTTCGGCGGCCAGCTCGACCGCGTCCTGCCCGAACTCGGCGCCGCCCGCTACCTCGTCTCCCTCTTCTTCGCCGTCGCCTTCTACGCCTCCGTCCTCGTCCACGAACTCGCCCACACGGTCGCCGCCCTCCGCTTCAAGCTCCCCGTACGCCGCATCCAGCTCCAGTTCTTCGGCGGCGTCTCCGAGATCGAGAAGGAAGCCGAGACCCCCGGCCGCGAGTTCGTGCTGGCCTTCGTCGGCCCCCTACTCTCCCTCGTCCTCGCCGGCCTCTTCTACGTCGCCCTCCAGCCCGTCGAACCCGGCACCGTCCCCGGCGTCCTGCTCGCCGGCCTGATGATCTCCAACCTCATCGTGGCCGCCTTCAACCTCCTGCCGGGCCTGCCCCTCGACGGCGGCCGCATGCTCCGCGCCGTCGTCTGGAAGATCACCGGCAAACCCATGAGCGGCACCATCGCCGCCGCCTGGGTCGGCCGCGCCCTCGCCGTCTTCGTCCTCATCGGCCTCCCGCTGCTCACCCAGTCCGGAGCCCTCGGCTCCAACGCCGAGGACAACGTCGGCATGGACACCGTCATGGACGCCCTGCTCGCCGCGATCCTCGCCGCCATCATCTGGACCGGCGCCGGCAACAGCCTCCGCATGGCCCGCCTGCGCGAACACCTCCCGGAACTCCGCGCCCGCAACCTCACCCGGCGCGCCGTCCCCGTCGAGACCGACACCCCCCTCTCCGAGGCCCTGCGCCGCGCCAACGAAGCCGGCGCCCGCGCCCTCGTCGTCGTCGACACCGACGGCGAACCCCTCTCCCTCGTCCGCGAGGCCGCCATCGTCGGCGTCCCCGAACACCGCCGCCCCTGGGTCGCCGTCAGCGGCCTCGCCCAGGACCTCACCGACGGCATGCGCGTCTCCGCGGAACTGGCCGGGGAGGACCTCCTCGACGCCCTGCGCGCCACCCCCGCCACCGAATACCTCGTCGTCGAGGACACCGGCGAGATCTACGGCGTCCTGTCCGCCGCCGACGTCGAGCGCGCCTTCGTCAAGGCCATGGCCCGCCCGAGCTGA
- a CDS encoding RecB family exonuclease, with protein sequence METSTEGAAEAAGGGVADVDPPVVGEQAASAQDVTVAAEARVAIAPASLSPSRASDFMQCPLLYRFRVIDRLPEKPSEAATRGTLVHAVLERLFDAPAGERTAPQAKSLIPGQWDRLRESRPEVVELFADDPEGERLARWLGEAEQLVERWFSLEDPTRLEPAERELFVEAELDSGLRLRGIIDRVDVAPTGEVRIVDYKTGKAPRPEYAEGALFQMKFYALVVWRLKQVVPRRLQLVYLGSGDVLTYDPVPADLERVERKLLALWEAIRLATETGDWRPRPTKLCGWCDHQAHCPEFGGTPPPYPLPVRAAESGGASQGRMGPD encoded by the coding sequence ATGGAGACGAGCACCGAGGGCGCGGCGGAGGCCGCCGGCGGCGGGGTCGCGGACGTGGATCCGCCGGTCGTGGGCGAGCAGGCGGCGTCGGCACAGGACGTGACGGTCGCGGCCGAGGCGCGTGTCGCCATAGCGCCCGCGTCGCTGTCGCCGTCGCGGGCGAGCGACTTCATGCAGTGCCCGTTGCTGTACCGGTTCCGGGTGATCGACCGGTTGCCGGAGAAGCCGAGCGAGGCGGCGACGCGGGGCACTCTGGTGCATGCGGTGCTTGAGCGGCTGTTCGACGCTCCGGCGGGTGAGCGGACGGCGCCCCAGGCGAAGTCGCTCATCCCCGGCCAGTGGGACCGGTTGCGGGAGTCGCGGCCCGAGGTCGTGGAGCTGTTCGCCGACGATCCGGAGGGTGAGCGGCTGGCGCGGTGGCTCGGGGAGGCCGAGCAGCTGGTGGAGCGGTGGTTCAGTCTGGAGGATCCGACGCGGTTGGAGCCTGCCGAGCGGGAGTTGTTCGTCGAGGCGGAGCTGGATTCGGGGCTGCGGCTGCGCGGGATCATCGACCGGGTCGATGTGGCGCCCACGGGTGAGGTGCGGATCGTCGACTACAAGACGGGCAAGGCGCCGCGGCCGGAGTACGCCGAGGGTGCGCTGTTCCAGATGAAGTTCTACGCGCTGGTGGTGTGGCGGCTGAAGCAGGTCGTGCCGCGGCGGTTGCAGCTGGTGTATCTCGGCAGTGGTGACGTGCTGACGTACGACCCCGTGCCGGCGGATCTGGAGCGGGTGGAGCGGAAGCTGCTGGCGCTGTGGGAGGCGATCCGGCTGGCGACGGAGACGGGTGACTGGCGTCCGCGGCCGACGAAGCTGTGCGGCTGGTGCGACCACCAGGCGCACTGCCCGGAGTTCGGCGGTACTCCCCCGCCGTATCCGCTCCCGGTGAGGGCGGCCGAGTCCGGCGGGGCGTCGCAGGGCAGAATGGGGCCGGACTAG
- a CDS encoding response regulator, translated as MAIRVLLVDDQPLLRTGFRMILEAEQDIAVVGEAGDGLQALDQVRALQPDVVLMDIRMPRMDGVEATRQITGPGRDGPAKVLVLTTFDLDEYVVEALRAGASGFLLKDAPANELVQAIRVVAAGEAMLAPSITRRLLDKYATHLPSGDEPVPDTLHTLTDREVEVLKLVARGLSNAEIAADLFVSETTVKTHVGHVLTKLGLRDRVQAAVYAYESGLVRPGAQ; from the coding sequence GTGGCCATCCGCGTCCTACTGGTCGACGACCAGCCGCTGCTGCGTACCGGCTTCCGGATGATTCTGGAGGCGGAGCAGGACATCGCTGTGGTCGGCGAGGCCGGAGACGGCCTTCAGGCGCTCGACCAGGTGCGGGCGTTGCAGCCCGACGTGGTTCTCATGGACATCCGCATGCCCCGGATGGACGGCGTCGAGGCGACCCGGCAGATCACCGGGCCCGGGCGGGACGGTCCGGCGAAGGTGCTGGTGCTGACCACGTTCGATCTCGACGAGTACGTGGTGGAGGCGCTGCGGGCGGGGGCCAGCGGTTTCCTGCTGAAGGATGCTCCCGCCAACGAGCTGGTGCAGGCGATCCGGGTGGTGGCCGCGGGTGAGGCGATGCTCGCGCCGAGCATCACGCGCCGGCTGCTCGACAAGTACGCCACGCATCTGCCGTCGGGTGACGAGCCGGTGCCGGACACGCTGCACACGCTCACCGACCGTGAGGTGGAGGTGCTGAAGCTGGTGGCGCGGGGGTTGTCGAACGCGGAGATCGCGGCGGATCTGTTCGTCAGCGAGACCACGGTGAAGACGCATGTGGGGCATGTGCTGACGAAGCTGGGGCTGCGGGACCGGGTGCAGGCTGCGGTGTACGCGTACGAGAGCGGGCTGGTGCGTCCCGGCGCGCAGTAG